From a single Oncorhynchus tshawytscha isolate Ot180627B linkage group LG33, Otsh_v2.0, whole genome shotgun sequence genomic region:
- the LOC112231296 gene encoding cation channel sperm-associated protein 1 isoform X5 — protein sequence MIRVTFIYTGSTSHHKSSVAAKQPHKKRVFSTCAALDGEMLKRLIQKDEQRRIREQRNSRKGWLRAWGALQDWMHQLFRIIVAFTEDPMFDKFILFVVVLNTGTLVAQTFESVTVRGGWFFSALDSAFLAIYLMECVLKLLVWGRLYFKNPWNDLDFFIITMSLIDFLLPLIESTGNFSGGQASTIFRILKLFKGVRAIRAFRVLRTIRFLQNLQSIVSTCLQSLQSMGAIIILMFTFLFMFAVIFREMFNESDPHRFGTMFRTIFTLFQLLTLDDWAFIYSTSRDNGAPHIIIFLVLYIVVEYFTFLNLFIAVLVDNFQMTIKRRMASKIQKFQDIYESEMQSMKKLEPQPIEPQTDEEFYEEALKLTYSENKYGKREIELITSYLRLLASIDQNQQTFRSQGCVLERLIDTFFEATEEDSQGNDHE from the exons ATGATTCGtgtcacctttatttatacag GCTCAACCAGCCACCACAAGTCATCTGTAGCCGCCAAGCAGCCACACAAGAAGCGAGTGTTCTCAACATGTGCGGCCTTAGATGGTGAAATGTTGAAGAGGCTCATCCAAAAAG atgaGCAGCGAAGGATCAGGGAACAGCGAAACTCTAGAAAAGGTTGGCTGAGGGCATGGGGTGCTCTGCAGGACTGGATGCATCAGCTGTTCAGGATCATTGTGGCCTTCACAGAAGACCCCATGTTTGACAAGTTCATCCTGTTTGTGGTGGTGCTCAACACAGGGACCCTGGTGGCCCAGACATTTGAAAGTGTGACTGTGAGAGGAG GGTGGTTCTTCTCTGCTTTGGATTCCGCTTTTCTGGCAATCTATTTAATGGAATGTGTGCTGAAATTGCTTGTCTGGGGTCGACTCTACTTCAAAAACCCATGGAATGACCTGG ACTTTTTCATCATTACGATGAGCCTCATTGACTTCCTGCTGCCACTCATTGAGTCTACAGGGAACTTCAGTGGAGGTCAGGCATCCACAATCTTCCGCATCCTCAAGCTCTTCAAAGGGGTCAGGGCCATCCGAGCGTTCCGGGTCTTGCGTACCATCCG CTTTCTCCAAAATCTCCAGTCCATCGTGTCCACctgtctccagtctctccagtccATGGGGGCCATCATCATCCTCATGTTCACCTTCCTCTTCATGTTTGCTGTCATTTTCCGAGAGATGTTCAACGAGTCTGACCCGCATCGCTTTGGCACCATGTTTCGGACAATTTTCACTCTGTTCCAGCTGCTCACGTTGGATGACTGGGCTTTCATCTACTCTACCAGCCGAGACAACG GTGCACCACATATTATCATCTTCCTTGTCCTGTACATTGTGGTGGAATACTTCACTTTCCTCAA TCTATTCATTGCTGTCCTCGTCGACAACTTCCAGATGACAATCAAGAGACGGATGGCGTCAAAGATCCAAAAG TTCCAGGATATATATGAGAGCGAGATGCAGTCAATGAAGAAGTTAG AGCCCCAGCCCATTGAACCACAGACCGATGAGGAGTTCTATGAAGAGGCCCTCAAATTGACCTATAGTGAAAATAAGTATGGAAAGAG GGAGATAGAGCTGATCACCAGCTACCTCAGACTGCTGGCATCCATAGATCAGAACCAGCAGACTTTCCGCTCTCAGGGCTGTGTTCTGGAGCGTCTCATTGACACCTTCTTTGAG GCAACAGAGGAGGACAGTCAGGGGAATGACCACGAATAG
- the LOC112231290 gene encoding histone acetyltransferase KAT5 isoform X1, whose protein sequence is MYVHSPITPCARLCSQMTKMADSSVDVIEGCRLPVLRKNQENEDEWPLAEILSVKEIPGRKLYYVHYIDFNKRLDEWVTPERLDMKKLQFPKKEAKTPTKNGLPGSRPSSPEREVVRAAGTGPQHPPSRPPQPQAQQKCLPTKTSIPDFQVLQQQVQRKSLDLNLQTATAPSRGKTLPTPKRKAESVSLATQVSPATPVPSLPGLAEASQVSVYPAVRDTNTFNLKSNAHDDHEQLTSLTTNGTARRPMPNQPGRKRKQPPNCGGTDEIIKVFQYNNSPRCANVYLPPGEDSQDSSDGIPSAPRMTGSLVSDRSHDDIVTRMKNIDCIELGRHRLKPWYFSPYPQELTTLPILYLCEFCLKYLKSLKCLQRHLTKCNLRHPPGNEIYRKGTISFFEIDGRKNKTYSQNLCLLAKCFLDHKTLYYDTDPFLFYVMTEYDSKGFHIVGYFSKEKESTEDYNVACILTLPPYQRRGYGKLLIEFSYELSKVEGKTGTPEKPLSDLGLLSYRSYWSQTILEILMDLKPDNGERPQITINEISEITSVKKEDVISTLQYLNLINYYKGQYILTLSEDIVEGHERAMQKRHLPIDPKCLHFTPKDWSKRGKW, encoded by the exons atgtATGTCCATTCCCCCATAACTCCTTGCGCGCGTCTATGTTCACAGATGACCAAAATGGCGGATTCGTCG GTCGATGTTATCGAGGGCTGTCGGCTCCCTGTTCTCCGAAAAAATCAGGAAAACGAAGACGAGTGGC CCCTGGCTGAAATTCTCAGTGTGAAAGAGATCCCTGGGAGAAAACTCTACTATGTCCACTATATTGACT TCAACAAGCGTCTGGATGAGTGGGTTACTCCGGAAAGGCTTGACATGAAGAAGCTCCAGTTCCCTAAGAAGGAGGCTAAAACGCCTACTAAGAACGGGCTTCCGGGTTCACGTCCCAGCTCCCCAGAGAGAGAAGTGGTAAGAGCAGCCGGAACTGGCCCCCAACATCCCCCCAGCCGGCCCCCTCAGCCGCAAGCCCAGCAGAAGTGTCTACCCACCAAGACTTCTATACCAGACTTTCAAGTGCTGCAACAACAAGTTCAG AGGAAGAGTCTTGATCTCAACCTTCAGACTGCCACAGCTCCTTCCAGAGGCAAAACCCTGCCCACACCG AAGAGGAAAGCAGAGTCTGTGTCCCTGGCAACACAAGTGTCCCCGGCAACCCCCGTGCCATCCTTGCCAGGTTTGGCTGAAGCCTCCCAGGTGTCAGTTTACCCTGCTGTGAGGGACACCAACACTTTCAACCTCAAATCCAACGCCCACGATGATCACGAGCAGCTTACCTCACTCACGACG AATGGTACTGCCCGTCGCCCCATGCCCAATCAACCAGGCAGGAAGAGGAAGCAGCCCCCCAACTGTGGGGGAACCGATGAG ATAATTAAGGTTTTCCAGTATAACAACAGCCCTCGATGTGCCAATGTCTATCTGCCGCCAGGAGAG GACTCGCAGGACAGCTCCGATGGCATCCCCTCTGCCCCTCGCATGACCGGCAGTCTGGTGTCGGACCGTAGCCATGACGACATTGTCACGCGTATGAAGAACATTGACTGCATTGAACTGGGCCGCCACAGGCTGAAGCCCTGGTACTTCTCCCCCTACCCACAGGAACTGACCACATTGCCTATTCTCTACCTCTGCGAGTTCTGCCTCAAGTACCTCAAGAGCCTTAAGTGTCTGCAGAGGCATCTG ACCAAGTGTAATCTTCGGCATCCCCCTGGCAATGAGATCTACCGCAAGGGCACCATCTCCTTTTTTGAAATAGACGGCAGAAAAAACAAA ACATACTCTCAGAACCTGTGTTTACTGGCCAAGTGTTTCCTGGACCACAAGACGCTGTACTATGACACCGATCCCTTCCTCTTCTACGTCATGACAGAGTACGACTCCAAGGGCTTCCACATAGTGGGCTACTTCTCCAAG GAGAAAGAGTCGACGGAAGATTACAACGTGGCTTGTATTCTCACCTTACCTCCCTACCAGAGGAGAGGCTACGGCAAATTGCTCATTGAGTTCA GTTATGAGCTGTCTAAGGTAGAGGGGAAGACGGGCACACCAGAGAAGCCTCTGTCTGACCTGGGGCTGCTCTCCTACCGCTCCTACTGGTCCCAGACCATCCTGGAGATCCTCATGGACCTCAAGCCTGACAATGGGGAGAGGCCTCAGATCACAATCAA TGAGATCAGCGAGATCACCAGTGTGAAGAAAGAGGATGTCATATCTACACTTCAGTACCTAAACCTAATAAACTACTATAAG GGCCAGTATATTCTGACTCTTTCAGAGGACATAGTGGAGGGGCATGAGAGAGCAATGCAGAAGCGTCATCTGCCCATCGACCCCAAATGCCTTCACTTCACCCCCAAGGACTGGAGCAAGAGGGGCAAGTGGTAg
- the LOC112231296 gene encoding cation channel sperm-associated protein 1 isoform X1, whose translation MLCFVSLLLCQIKVLPLRIMVFSICLRCVVPARSFFSLFSDGFLSLWGSTSHHKSSVAAKQPHKKRVFSTCAALDGEMLKRLIQKDEQRRIREQRNSRKGWLRAWGALQDWMHQLFRIIVAFTEDPMFDKFILFVVVLNTGTLVAQTFESVTVRGGWFFSALDSAFLAIYLMECVLKLLVWGRLYFKNPWNDLDFFIITMSLIDFLLPLIESTGNFSGGQASTIFRILKLFKGVRAIRAFRVLRTIRFLQNLQSIVSTCLQSLQSMGAIIILMFTFLFMFAVIFREMFNESDPHRFGTMFRTIFTLFQLLTLDDWAFIYSTSRDNGAPHIIIFLVLYIVVEYFTFLNLFIAVLVDNFQMTIKRRMASKIQKFQDIYESEMQSMKKLEPQPIEPQTDEEFYEEALKLTYSENKYGKREIELITSYLRLLASIDQNQQTFRSQGCVLERLIDTFFEATEEDSQGNDHE comes from the exons GCTCAACCAGCCACCACAAGTCATCTGTAGCCGCCAAGCAGCCACACAAGAAGCGAGTGTTCTCAACATGTGCGGCCTTAGATGGTGAAATGTTGAAGAGGCTCATCCAAAAAG atgaGCAGCGAAGGATCAGGGAACAGCGAAACTCTAGAAAAGGTTGGCTGAGGGCATGGGGTGCTCTGCAGGACTGGATGCATCAGCTGTTCAGGATCATTGTGGCCTTCACAGAAGACCCCATGTTTGACAAGTTCATCCTGTTTGTGGTGGTGCTCAACACAGGGACCCTGGTGGCCCAGACATTTGAAAGTGTGACTGTGAGAGGAG GGTGGTTCTTCTCTGCTTTGGATTCCGCTTTTCTGGCAATCTATTTAATGGAATGTGTGCTGAAATTGCTTGTCTGGGGTCGACTCTACTTCAAAAACCCATGGAATGACCTGG ACTTTTTCATCATTACGATGAGCCTCATTGACTTCCTGCTGCCACTCATTGAGTCTACAGGGAACTTCAGTGGAGGTCAGGCATCCACAATCTTCCGCATCCTCAAGCTCTTCAAAGGGGTCAGGGCCATCCGAGCGTTCCGGGTCTTGCGTACCATCCG CTTTCTCCAAAATCTCCAGTCCATCGTGTCCACctgtctccagtctctccagtccATGGGGGCCATCATCATCCTCATGTTCACCTTCCTCTTCATGTTTGCTGTCATTTTCCGAGAGATGTTCAACGAGTCTGACCCGCATCGCTTTGGCACCATGTTTCGGACAATTTTCACTCTGTTCCAGCTGCTCACGTTGGATGACTGGGCTTTCATCTACTCTACCAGCCGAGACAACG GTGCACCACATATTATCATCTTCCTTGTCCTGTACATTGTGGTGGAATACTTCACTTTCCTCAA TCTATTCATTGCTGTCCTCGTCGACAACTTCCAGATGACAATCAAGAGACGGATGGCGTCAAAGATCCAAAAG TTCCAGGATATATATGAGAGCGAGATGCAGTCAATGAAGAAGTTAG AGCCCCAGCCCATTGAACCACAGACCGATGAGGAGTTCTATGAAGAGGCCCTCAAATTGACCTATAGTGAAAATAAGTATGGAAAGAG GGAGATAGAGCTGATCACCAGCTACCTCAGACTGCTGGCATCCATAGATCAGAACCAGCAGACTTTCCGCTCTCAGGGCTGTGTTCTGGAGCGTCTCATTGACACCTTCTTTGAG GCAACAGAGGAGGACAGTCAGGGGAATGACCACGAATAG
- the LOC112231290 gene encoding histone acetyltransferase KAT5 isoform X2, which translates to MYVHSPITPCARLCSQMTKMADSSVDVIEGCRLPVLRKNQENEDEWPLAEILSVKEIPGRKLYYVHYIDFNKRLDEWVTPERLDMKKLQFPKKEAKTPTKNGLPGSRPSSPEREVRKSLDLNLQTATAPSRGKTLPTPKRKAESVSLATQVSPATPVPSLPGLAEASQVSVYPAVRDTNTFNLKSNAHDDHEQLTSLTTNGTARRPMPNQPGRKRKQPPNCGGTDEIIKVFQYNNSPRCANVYLPPGEDSQDSSDGIPSAPRMTGSLVSDRSHDDIVTRMKNIDCIELGRHRLKPWYFSPYPQELTTLPILYLCEFCLKYLKSLKCLQRHLTKCNLRHPPGNEIYRKGTISFFEIDGRKNKTYSQNLCLLAKCFLDHKTLYYDTDPFLFYVMTEYDSKGFHIVGYFSKEKESTEDYNVACILTLPPYQRRGYGKLLIEFSYELSKVEGKTGTPEKPLSDLGLLSYRSYWSQTILEILMDLKPDNGERPQITINEISEITSVKKEDVISTLQYLNLINYYKGQYILTLSEDIVEGHERAMQKRHLPIDPKCLHFTPKDWSKRGKW; encoded by the exons atgtATGTCCATTCCCCCATAACTCCTTGCGCGCGTCTATGTTCACAGATGACCAAAATGGCGGATTCGTCG GTCGATGTTATCGAGGGCTGTCGGCTCCCTGTTCTCCGAAAAAATCAGGAAAACGAAGACGAGTGGC CCCTGGCTGAAATTCTCAGTGTGAAAGAGATCCCTGGGAGAAAACTCTACTATGTCCACTATATTGACT TCAACAAGCGTCTGGATGAGTGGGTTACTCCGGAAAGGCTTGACATGAAGAAGCTCCAGTTCCCTAAGAAGGAGGCTAAAACGCCTACTAAGAACGGGCTTCCGGGTTCACGTCCCAGCTCCCCAGAGAGAGAAGTG AGGAAGAGTCTTGATCTCAACCTTCAGACTGCCACAGCTCCTTCCAGAGGCAAAACCCTGCCCACACCG AAGAGGAAAGCAGAGTCTGTGTCCCTGGCAACACAAGTGTCCCCGGCAACCCCCGTGCCATCCTTGCCAGGTTTGGCTGAAGCCTCCCAGGTGTCAGTTTACCCTGCTGTGAGGGACACCAACACTTTCAACCTCAAATCCAACGCCCACGATGATCACGAGCAGCTTACCTCACTCACGACG AATGGTACTGCCCGTCGCCCCATGCCCAATCAACCAGGCAGGAAGAGGAAGCAGCCCCCCAACTGTGGGGGAACCGATGAG ATAATTAAGGTTTTCCAGTATAACAACAGCCCTCGATGTGCCAATGTCTATCTGCCGCCAGGAGAG GACTCGCAGGACAGCTCCGATGGCATCCCCTCTGCCCCTCGCATGACCGGCAGTCTGGTGTCGGACCGTAGCCATGACGACATTGTCACGCGTATGAAGAACATTGACTGCATTGAACTGGGCCGCCACAGGCTGAAGCCCTGGTACTTCTCCCCCTACCCACAGGAACTGACCACATTGCCTATTCTCTACCTCTGCGAGTTCTGCCTCAAGTACCTCAAGAGCCTTAAGTGTCTGCAGAGGCATCTG ACCAAGTGTAATCTTCGGCATCCCCCTGGCAATGAGATCTACCGCAAGGGCACCATCTCCTTTTTTGAAATAGACGGCAGAAAAAACAAA ACATACTCTCAGAACCTGTGTTTACTGGCCAAGTGTTTCCTGGACCACAAGACGCTGTACTATGACACCGATCCCTTCCTCTTCTACGTCATGACAGAGTACGACTCCAAGGGCTTCCACATAGTGGGCTACTTCTCCAAG GAGAAAGAGTCGACGGAAGATTACAACGTGGCTTGTATTCTCACCTTACCTCCCTACCAGAGGAGAGGCTACGGCAAATTGCTCATTGAGTTCA GTTATGAGCTGTCTAAGGTAGAGGGGAAGACGGGCACACCAGAGAAGCCTCTGTCTGACCTGGGGCTGCTCTCCTACCGCTCCTACTGGTCCCAGACCATCCTGGAGATCCTCATGGACCTCAAGCCTGACAATGGGGAGAGGCCTCAGATCACAATCAA TGAGATCAGCGAGATCACCAGTGTGAAGAAAGAGGATGTCATATCTACACTTCAGTACCTAAACCTAATAAACTACTATAAG GGCCAGTATATTCTGACTCTTTCAGAGGACATAGTGGAGGGGCATGAGAGAGCAATGCAGAAGCGTCATCTGCCCATCGACCCCAAATGCCTTCACTTCACCCCCAAGGACTGGAGCAAGAGGGGCAAGTGGTAg
- the LOC112231296 gene encoding cation channel sperm-associated protein 1 isoform X4 has translation MEIRPSYRQTVAGKGSTSHHKSSVAAKQPHKKRVFSTCAALDGEMLKRLIQKDEQRRIREQRNSRKGWLRAWGALQDWMHQLFRIIVAFTEDPMFDKFILFVVVLNTGTLVAQTFESVTVRGGWFFSALDSAFLAIYLMECVLKLLVWGRLYFKNPWNDLDFFIITMSLIDFLLPLIESTGNFSGGQASTIFRILKLFKGVRAIRAFRVLRTIRFLQNLQSIVSTCLQSLQSMGAIIILMFTFLFMFAVIFREMFNESDPHRFGTMFRTIFTLFQLLTLDDWAFIYSTSRDNGAPHIIIFLVLYIVVEYFTFLNLFIAVLVDNFQMTIKRRMASKIQKFQDIYESEMQSMKKLEPQPIEPQTDEEFYEEALKLTYSENKYGKREIELITSYLRLLASIDQNQQTFRSQGCVLERLIDTFFEATEEDSQGNDHE, from the exons ATGGAAATTCGACCATCATACAGGCAGACAGTGGCTGGAAAGG GCTCAACCAGCCACCACAAGTCATCTGTAGCCGCCAAGCAGCCACACAAGAAGCGAGTGTTCTCAACATGTGCGGCCTTAGATGGTGAAATGTTGAAGAGGCTCATCCAAAAAG atgaGCAGCGAAGGATCAGGGAACAGCGAAACTCTAGAAAAGGTTGGCTGAGGGCATGGGGTGCTCTGCAGGACTGGATGCATCAGCTGTTCAGGATCATTGTGGCCTTCACAGAAGACCCCATGTTTGACAAGTTCATCCTGTTTGTGGTGGTGCTCAACACAGGGACCCTGGTGGCCCAGACATTTGAAAGTGTGACTGTGAGAGGAG GGTGGTTCTTCTCTGCTTTGGATTCCGCTTTTCTGGCAATCTATTTAATGGAATGTGTGCTGAAATTGCTTGTCTGGGGTCGACTCTACTTCAAAAACCCATGGAATGACCTGG ACTTTTTCATCATTACGATGAGCCTCATTGACTTCCTGCTGCCACTCATTGAGTCTACAGGGAACTTCAGTGGAGGTCAGGCATCCACAATCTTCCGCATCCTCAAGCTCTTCAAAGGGGTCAGGGCCATCCGAGCGTTCCGGGTCTTGCGTACCATCCG CTTTCTCCAAAATCTCCAGTCCATCGTGTCCACctgtctccagtctctccagtccATGGGGGCCATCATCATCCTCATGTTCACCTTCCTCTTCATGTTTGCTGTCATTTTCCGAGAGATGTTCAACGAGTCTGACCCGCATCGCTTTGGCACCATGTTTCGGACAATTTTCACTCTGTTCCAGCTGCTCACGTTGGATGACTGGGCTTTCATCTACTCTACCAGCCGAGACAACG GTGCACCACATATTATCATCTTCCTTGTCCTGTACATTGTGGTGGAATACTTCACTTTCCTCAA TCTATTCATTGCTGTCCTCGTCGACAACTTCCAGATGACAATCAAGAGACGGATGGCGTCAAAGATCCAAAAG TTCCAGGATATATATGAGAGCGAGATGCAGTCAATGAAGAAGTTAG AGCCCCAGCCCATTGAACCACAGACCGATGAGGAGTTCTATGAAGAGGCCCTCAAATTGACCTATAGTGAAAATAAGTATGGAAAGAG GGAGATAGAGCTGATCACCAGCTACCTCAGACTGCTGGCATCCATAGATCAGAACCAGCAGACTTTCCGCTCTCAGGGCTGTGTTCTGGAGCGTCTCATTGACACCTTCTTTGAG GCAACAGAGGAGGACAGTCAGGGGAATGACCACGAATAG